One genomic region from Biomphalaria glabrata chromosome 7, xgBioGlab47.1, whole genome shotgun sequence encodes:
- the LOC106060565 gene encoding peroxisomal coenzyme A diphosphatase NUDT7-like — translation MAEAKIMAEITNKLSSFDIRNRSPYPETKYGFKRAAVLLPLMLKNDELYLLLTKRSKNMRNHPSTVSFPGGMREENDLSDVDTALREAQEEIGLKPNTVQIVAVLTRGITLPNTIVYPVVGMIPNDFVPIPNPVEVDYTILVPLKTFLDSKCVRYSEFKFRGRSIVNRSVFHQDEVHGVEVVWGFTANYCTFLAKIILENEDFLAIFNDSTYPLQNMASDLVEYFDFITSTSAVNSKL, via the coding sequence ATGGCAGAAGCAAAGATCATGGCAGAAATAACAAATAAGCTTTCTTCATTTGATATTCGGAATCGTTCACCTTATCCAGAAACAAAGTATGGTTTCAAGAGAGCTGCTGTCCTATTGCCCCTGATGCTGAAAAATGACGAACTATATCTACTGCTTACAAAACGTTCTAAAAATATGCGAAACCATCCTTCTACAGTCTCATTCCCAGGTGGTATGAGAGAAGAGAATGACTTATCAGATGTGGACACCGCTCTCCGCGAAGCTCAGGAGGAAATAGGACTGAAACCGAACACAGTCCAAATAGTAGCTGTCTTAACAAGGGGGATTACTCTGCCCAACACTATTGTATACCCAGTGGTCGGTATGATTCCAAATGACTTTGTTCCTATTCCTAACCCAGTTGAAGTAGACTACACAATTCTGGTGCCGttgaagacatttttagacTCAAAGTGTGTCAGATATTCAGAGTTTAAATTTCGAGGGAGATCTATTGTGAATCGTTCAGTCTTCCACCAAGATGAAGTGCATGGTGTTGAAGTTGTGTGGGGATTCACTGCCAACTATTGTACATTTCTAGCTAAAATCATATTAGAAAATGAAGATTTTTTAGCCATTTTTAATGATTCCACTTATCCATTACAAAATATGGCCAGTGATTTGGttgaatattttgattttataacaaGTACTTCAGCTGTTAATTCAAAACTATGA